From Hemitrygon akajei chromosome 15, sHemAka1.3, whole genome shotgun sequence:
ACaattgacaaaaaaaaaatgagatagAGGTATCTGATTCAAGCTCTGGAAAATCCCCCCTAGCCTCCCGGAATATGTCGGAAAACACCGGATCAAGATACGGCAGTTTATCAAATTCAATATGCTTTAGGATTAGATAAGAAGTGTTGCATTCAAATCAATTCTTCCTGAGAAGCATTGGGTTTTGATTCGAACAGTTACAAAGGAGGAGGTTAAAAGGGAATGCTTCGCATCTCCAGTCTTTCTTTCTATCGTGTCAAGATGTGGAGTGGCTGCCGGACGCAGAAATACAAATAAGAAAAGGGGTAGCAACGTTGCTTTGAAAgaccaaaaaaaaagagagaggaaCGAAATCTAGTTGCCATGGTGTAAGTTGTGTGCACTTTGAGATCTGGTGGAGTGGGAAGTAATAAGCAGCGAGACTGTTTTTTTCGTTCTTAGAGGAGAAACGACTAGAGTAAATGGAAAACAGATTTTTCCCGACTGCTTGGTGCACCCTCAATCTCTGTTATTAATAGTACAGTCTACAGAACCCCCGAAAAAATTCTATTTCACATAAACTGTTTCGGCCTCCCCTATGGACTGACATCTCAGTAATCTCCCTATGTTGCATGCATCCCACAATCGCCAGGTCTGTCATCTCAACGCTAAACTCTTTATTATTTTTACCTGTTCCGACAAATAGTCCAGATGTGAAGCGAAGAGAATTGCTGCTTTGCCCACAGATCCAAACTAACAGCTGAGTGTCTGCAGTGTATTGTGGAATCTCAAATGAAAACATCTGCATATTTGCTTCTTTTTATTCAGCCAGTTGAAGTATTTCATCCAGAGTGAATTTCACTATGCCAGCAGATATATCATCATTTTTATTTTCAGATATCACCATTTCAAGTGGCATGTGAATCTCAGAGCTATGATACAAATTCAATAGCAACCCATTTGAAACGCCGTTCAGCGACAGTTAGTGATATTCCCTTCAGATTTGTAGATGCCACTCTCAGGTGGTTAGATTTCGGTTGATGTAAATTTTATCTAACCATTATACCAGCCATATTCCTGGTCAacagaaggagaaaaaaaaaagaagtgGCGCAAAGAGAATAGGCTCTGAAAGACATTACCTCAATAAACCATATCACGGATTATAAACAAAGACGCGTACATAAGATGGGTATATGTTGATGTTAATGATGACTGTAATCTAGTATTGGGTCTGAGAGGTGGGAGGGCCGCATGGCTTCAAAAATAGGAAGTCGCTGTTCGCTGATTCTGGAGACAGACAAACCGAGTACTGTGTTAGCCCTGGCACGCGGACCACCTGGTCCGTATCAGGATAGCGTAAAGTTTCCTCCATTGCACTTTTACGATTAAACGTGTCCTGCATATCTGTAAGTCTGTAACAATAACTGTGTGATGTATACTCTTGGTTCATTTTTCTGTCCTGTTTACATTTGATTCCGATCAACAGAATTATAATCAGAAGAAAGACAATGGAGGTGCAACTGAAAATAACCAATAAATAATAATTTAGATCAGATATATGTTCAGGCTTCTTCAATAAATTACTGCTTTCGGTGAGAGATTCGGTGCTATTCTGCAAAATAGTGATGTGAAGGGTAACTGTGCTAGATAGGTTTGGCTTCCCGTTGTCTTTCACCAAGATTACCAAAGTTTGTGTCGTTGGATCCTGCTGCAATATTTGGCGCGCTGTTCTGATTTCACCAGACATTTGACCAATTGCAAACAAACTGTTATCAGTAACTTTCACCATTTGGTAAAATAGCCTCCCGTTCTGACCAGAATCTGCATCAGTGGCCAATATCGTGGTGACCAAGTACCCCTGAGCCGCTGACTGGGGCAGGGTTTCCACGGCCGATGCTCCACCATGCTCGCAAGGTGAAACAATCACTGGTGCGTTGTCATTTTGATCCAGTATGATCACATTCACTGTAGCGCTGCTGCTCAGCGGTGGCACTCCAGCGTCACGAGCTTGAACATGGAACTGAAAACTTTTGAGTTCCTCATAATCAAAAGAGCGCAGTGCGTAAATAGTGCCGTTCATTGAGTTAATGCTTAGGTACGTAGACAATGGCAAGTTTTGAATGTAATTGTCCAGAATGGAATAAGAAACATAGGAATTCTGTTCTAGATCGGGATCTGACGCCGTTACTGTGAAAACGGAAGCGCCAGGCGAACAATTTTCAGTCACGTATACGTTGTAGGGTAGTTCAGCAAAGTGTGGGGCGTTATCATTGATATCAGTAATGACAATATGGATGGTTTTATTTGTTGAAAGTGAGGGTGACCCCAAATCCCAAGCTGAAACGAATATGTTGTACTCCGACACCGTTTCACGGTCCAAAGGTTCATGTACAATTAATTTATAATGATTAGATGATGTTTGCAGTAGAAAGGGGACTTTCTGAGA
This genomic window contains:
- the LOC140739261 gene encoding protocadherin alpha-C2-like, with the translated sequence MEWLTSRLSYTVVLFIFIVCTPARILGQLSYSIPEEMGEGTIIGNIAQDLGLNALQLSARKFRLSSADGERYMQVSSDNGLLSICEKIDRERICGQANMCTIPLEIILENPFEVYRGKVEILDINDNFPIFRDKNIALQISEAIAPGVSFRLKSADDADTGMNTITNYTISSSEYFSLKTRRTEEDFIIAELLLEKPLDRELQSSFQLVLTAVDGGNPQSTGTAQILITVLDINDNPPVFEHDVYRGSIIENAPQGEVVIQVKANDLDEGLNAEVTYSFSDVTSLRKMRELFSLDGNTGEIRVEGLLDYEETKSYSIDIQAIDHGSPAITGHSKVLIKVIDVNDNVPEIKMTSASNQVPENASPGTLITLIDIIDRDSGENGQVRCEVSQKVPFLLQTSSNHYKLIVHEPLDRETVSEYNIFVSAWDLGSPSLSTNKTIHIVITDINDNAPHFAELPYNVYVTENCSPGASVFTVTASDPDLEQNSYVSYSILDNYIQNLPLSTYLSINSMNGTIYALRSFDYEELKSFQFHVQARDAGVPPLSSSATVNVIILDQNDNAPVIVSPCEHGGASAVETLPQSAAQGYLVTTILATDADSGQNGRLFYQMVKVTDNSLFAIGQMSGEIRTARQILQQDPTTQTLVILVKDNGKPNLSSTVTLHITILQNSTESLTESSNLLKKPEHISDLNYYLLVIFSCTSIVFLLIIILLIGIKCKQDRKMNQEYTSHSYCYRLTDMQDTFNRKSAMEETLRYPDTDQVVRVPGLTQYSVCLSPESANSDFLFLKPCGPPTSQTQY